The sequence below is a genomic window from Daphnia pulicaria isolate SC F1-1A chromosome 6, SC_F0-13Bv2, whole genome shotgun sequence.
GGACGCCATGAATTTCCGGACAGATGACTACGGTGATAGTGGCTGCTTGTTCGCCGTATCGGATCCGAACGTCCCTCTGGCCGATCGAAAGGAGGGGGGCCGACTTGTCCGCCATCACGAGGTCGAAGGAAGAAGATGATAGGTCCGATTCGGACAGCCCAATAGCGGATAGGAAATCCAGCCCACCCACGCTGACTTCCGCTCCGGGATCCGGGGTAACGTTGGCAAACGACCGCGCTGAAAGCCCGTTCCGTCCAATATTTCTACGGCTATAACGGGGGTGCGGCGATCCCGGTGTTTAGCCTTCACGTTACCGATGCATATGCGTGCCATCTTGGTTTTGGGGGCAATGCCACCATCCGTTTTGTTGCCGCCACCGCCATGCTCGTAACGagagccgccgctgccgccaggTGGTCTCGGTTTGCTGGATTTGTTGGGGCATTTGGGAGCGAAGTGGTTTGGCTTGCCGCAAATATGGCACATTTTCCCGATGGCCGGGCAGATTTGGCCAGCAGTATGCTGCGATCGACCACATGCACCACAGGAATGTGCATCCGACGACGAGTGCCGGCCGCTCTGTTTAGCTTGAATGGAAGAGACGCCAGTCTGGGTGCTGAGGATTTTCTCATTGGCTCGAGCAGATTCCTCGCTTCTGCATAAATTTACCGCTGCCTGAGTCGTCGGGAACGGGCTAAGGGCGAggagtttcttcttcgtttcagAATCACGAATACCCGCCATTATGCGGGTGGCCATGCGGCTGTCGATACACGCGCCGCATAGATCTGCAGCGTCCGCGAGCCGCCTGAGGCTGATGTAGAAATCATCGAAAGACTCCGCTGGGCCCTGCCGGCGTTCCTCAAAAGCAACCCTATCTAGAGCCACGTTCCGCTTTCCACGCACGTAATTTCCGATGAGGTCGAGTACAGCGTCGGGCGTAGTGACCGTTGTGGGTAGGATCCCCAATACAATTTCAACTACTTGCTGCATGGAAGGGTCGAGGCACATCCGAAGCGCTGCCATCTGTTCGGCTGCCGGTTATGATGCCAGTTGATTGAGTGCAGCATAGTCGTCCCATCTATTTCGCCAAGAGCGGAGGAGAGAAGTCGATACGTCCCCGTGCAACTTTTCCATCGTGGAGGGGTCCAGGCGTCGACGTGTGCTGGGTTGCGGCGCCGGAACTCCCGGGCCGGGCCctggaggaggtggtggggCGCCGATCAGAGCCGCCAATTGTTGCGTGATATTTGCCAGCTGCGTCGTCATATTGGTTTGGCCCGCTTCCATAAGGTCAATTCGGTTGCCCACTGCCGTCACCGCGTCGAGAGCATCCTGTGCGGTCGCCATTGTGCGGCCGGAACGAACGCGAGGAGGCCGGGAAGAGCTACGATGACGTGGTTGACGCGTGCGCAAATTATACTCGTGACTCATGCACGATTGTCGGATTGTATGGGAGCGATGAGTGATGACGCGGAGATGAAGATGAGCTGATGGAAGAACAGGTATATTGAAGTAGACAACACGAGTAACAACATTACACTGTAAACTGAGTGTAATACTCCGACCGATTGGCCCCAGCGGGCTTACGACCAGGAGATGTGTACGTTATTCGTTGAGTGGTATCTCTTCGTCGATTGCTAGTTGTAGAACGTCCTCGGCTGACTCTTGTGCAGGGTGAACGGCCGGGATATAAAGTCTGGCCGTAGCTAGACCATGCGCGACTGCGCCGTGGTCGTGAGCGAAAGTTGCTATTTCTGGGCGCTGTGTAGGGGGCTCGTCCGCCCGTAGAGGAGGAGGCGGCACGGAACCGCCGTGTGCGACGGACTGCTGAGGTTGGCGTTCCAGTGGGATGTACGGTCGGGCGACCGGGCGAAACTCGACTCGCCGGTATGGTTCCTGATGAACGACCCGTCTGCGTTGTCGTGCTAACTCGCGTTCGATTGTTGCAGCTAGCTGTCTTTCCTCCAGCACGGAACGTCGTAGCTCTCGGCTCAATTCACTGTTGCGACCGCGGGGCATGGGGTTAAATTTCAGTTTCCTCCGTGGATGGGATAATCGATAATTACGAGCTCGTGGTCAGAGAAACAATCTGCACAACAATCAATGAGCGGCCCACAATATTCCGGACGAGGTGGCTCAAAGAGCTACGACCATGAATATTATAATCGGGACCAGCATCAACGACACTGTATAGCCAGGGCAAGATGAATGTGAGccagtgaaataaaaaagaacttcCAACAATCAATGAGCGGCCCACAATATTCCGGACGAGGTGGCTCAAAGAGCTACGACCATGAATATTATAATCGGGACCAGCGTCACTTGAAATGTGAATCAACAATATGCAACTATGGCCCGAGAAACGAACGTCTCTGTCCTACAATGGCTAAGATGGCGGCGCCACGCGAGAAAGCTAGCCAGAACAAAGGAGACAAGATGGCGGCCCCCACACAGCTACGGCGAGAGACAATTAAAGTTCAATTAAAGCCAAACTGGGGGGAATTCGCACGAAATTTTTCGAGTCAAGGGTTCTAAAAGGCAAGTTTTaccaactgcgccatgttAGGTTAAGGTCTGGGTTGTTAACTAGACAATTAACGCAATGTATTTGACGAGAACAGAAGCGAGATCCTTACACCAAGTAAGCCGAAACCAGACTGCCTTTCTTCCTGCTCGCTGCTTCCAAGCTTCAGCGCTTGAGCGCCGCacgacatctagcggtcgcGGGAAGAAGGGCACAATAACACAACAACTCTCCCCAAGCTGTCACGCCGTAAACAATTTTACCCAAGTAGGGCGTGACAGCTTATACACACAAATGATAGTAGCGAAATCAAAAGCATACAAATATACGGGGCGACCGACGAGAATTTCGCGGCCGCTTTCCCAGAACGGGAACGCACGATTCCCTGGTGAGCCGCGTGGAGTTTCCGGAGGACATTCTTTCGGGCCGCCTGAGGTATTACAATGCGGTTTCCGAACAGCACAATACCTTGTTCCACTGATAACTGGTGGCGGATGCCCCAATAACTTCCCACTGCGGCGGGTGCACGGTCTCGGCGCTCGGGGAAGCCAGATTCGATTGCTGCGATTAGTGCGGAGTACTCTCCGTCGCTCGCGGCCACCGCACGGATCTCATCGACTAGCGGGTCGGGTAAATGAGGAGGGACGGCAGATTCATCCGGATCCAAGTTGTCGTCGTAAGAGATGGCGGCGATCCGGGAGATGATGGTGCGGTGAGCATATGCTGTGACGTCCGAGTTGGCTGCTTCGTCGTCCGGGCCAGGATCGTTTATCGGTGCCCGCGATAGAGCGTCCGGGATGGCATGCTCTTTCCCCTTGCGCCACACGGTGGTGAAAATATACGGGGCCAGACGCTCTTTTAGGCgctggatttttggattttccaCAGCGTCAAGGGTGTAAGTGTTAAGGATGGGCACGAGTGCTTGGTGGTCCACCACTAGCGTGAAAGCAGGGAGTCCCTTCAAATAAAGCTTGCATTTGCGGATGGCCCATTCGGCCGCTGCCAGCTCAAGTTCCACGATTGCATATCGGGATTCCGTGTCTGTGCACCAGCGGGAATTGGCGTCGATGAGCCGCCACTGCGCATCGTGTTTTTGTAGGAGGGCGTACCCATTCCATTTTTCCGGGATGCGTCCACCTGTAGAGATGTCTCCCGTGACGGATCAAAGCTGGCTAGAATTGGGGGCGCCAGTAACGCCGATTTTACCGCCTCGAACGCCATTTCATGGTCGGCGGTCCAAATATAAGAGTTCCGGGAGCTGAGTAACGGGCGGAGAGGCCCTTTTGCGCCGGCAACATCCGCCGAGAAGCCAGCGAGTTGCTCCACGAGTCCCATGAAGGATCGGAGCTCCGTGATGTTATTCGGGCGCGGGAAGCGGGAAATAGCTTGCAGCTTGTTGGGATCGACGGTGACACCGCCATGTTGGATTTCGTATCCCACCCACGCTACCTTGGGTTCCGCAAATTGGAACTTTTCGAGGTTGAGGGTGATGTTGGCCGTCCGGGCCGCTTGGAGAAGGGCGCACACACCTTTCACGTGCGCTGGGAAATCGCGGTCGAAGCGGAGCAAGTCGTCCACGACACGAACAGTGTTGACTTGATCGGCGAACGCCATATCTGCACGGCGGTTAAATTCGTCGCCCGAGCAACTAAGCCCCATTGATGCCCGTAAAAACTTGAATCGGCCCCACGGCGTCATGAAGGTTGTTAGGATTTGGCTGGACGGGTGTAGCGGGATCTGGTAGTACCCGTTCGCGGCGTCGAAGCACGAGAAAAAATTAGCTCCGCTGTCGATTTCCGCTACTGCATCCCGAGGCGTTCGCGTGGGATGAGTGGGACGGCGGACAAACCTATTGAGGCGGGTATGATCCACGACGATTCTCAGCTTTCCGTTGGAACGGCGAAGAACCACTAGCGGCGCTGCCCAGTCAGTGGCTTCTTCTACCGGGACAATCAGCCCCTGCTCCACGTAATCGTCCAGCAATTGCTTCACCTCCGGTCGATCAGCGAAGGGAATGGGGCGTGCCCCATTAACGTAGTATGGGACTGCGTCTTCTTGTAACTGTATGATCATTTCCGGGCCCGTCATGCATTGGAGGCCCGTGGACTGATCGAAAACATCGGAGAAGTGATTAGCCACAGCAGCTTTAATCTCCGCTTTTTGCTCCGCAGATGGGGACGACGGGATGTTCAAGTTTTCGAGGAAAACGGAGGTAACGTCATTTGAGCTTGAAGCAGGTTTCGTCAACGTCTGCACAGATGCTAGTAAGCGGGGGAGTGGGAGCGGGTAGACGCTGTGTAAAATTCGCAACGCGATACAGTCCAGCCAACTCAGCAGGACGCCATGAATTTCCGGACAGATGACTACGGTGATAGTGGCTGCTTGTTCGCCGTATCGGATCCGAACGTCCCTCTGGCCGATCGAAAGGAGGGGGGCCGACTTGTCCGCCATCACGAGGTCGAAGGAAGAAGATGATAGGTCCGATTCGGACAGCCCAATAGCGGATAGGAAATCCAGCCCACCCACGCTGACTTCCGCTCCGGGATCCGGGGTAACGTTGGCAAACGACCGCGCTGAAAGCCCGTTCCGTCCAATATTTCTACGGCTATAACGGGGGTGCGGCGATCCCGGTGTTTAGCCTTCACGTTACCGATGCATATGCGTGCCATCTTGGTTTTGGGGGCAATGCCACCATCCGTTTTGTTGCCGCCACCGCCATGCTCGTAACGagagccgccgctgccgccaggTGGTCTCGGTTTGCTGGATTTGTTGGGGCATTTGGGAGCGAAGTGGTTTGGCTTGCCGCAAATATGGCACATTTTCCCGATGGCCGGGCAGATTTGGCCAGCAGTATGCTGCGATCGACCACATGCACCACAGGAATGTGCATCCGACGACGAGTGCCGGCCGCTCTGTTTAGCTTGAATGGAAGAGACGCCAGTCTGGGTGCTGAGGATTTTCTCATTGGCTCGAGCAGATTCCTCGCTTCTGCATAAATTTACCGCTGCCTGAGTCGTCGGGAACGGGCTAAGGGCGAggagtttcttcttcgtttcagAATCACGAATACCCGCCATTATGCGGGTGGCCATGCGGCTGTCGATACACGCGCCGCATAGATCTGCAGCGTCCGCGAGCCGCCTGAGGCTGATGTAGAAATCATCGAAAGACTCCGCTGGGCCCTGCCGGCGTTCCTCAAAAGCAACCCTATCTAGAGCCACGTTCCGCTTTCCACGCACGTAATTTCCGATGAGGTCGAGTACAGCGTCGGGCGTAGTGACCGTTGTGGGTAGGATCCCCAATACAATTTCAACTACTTGCTGCATGGAAGGGTCGAGGCACATCCGAAGCGCTGCCATCTGTTCGGCTGCCAGGTATGATGCCAGTTGATTGAGTGCAGCATAGTCGTCCCATCTATTTCGCCAAGAGCGGAGGAGAGAAGTCGATACGTCCCCGTGCAACTTTTCCATCGTGGAGGGGTCCAGGCGTCGACGTGTGCTGGGTTGCGGCGCCGGAACTCCCGGGCCGGGCCctggaggaggtggtggggCGCCGATCAGAGCCGCCAATTGTTGCGTGATATTGCCAGCTGCGTCGTCATATTGGTTTGGCCCGCTTCCATAAGGTCAATTCGGTTGCCCACTGCCGTCACCGCGTCGAGAGCATCCTGTGCGGTCGCCATTGTGCGGCCGGAACGAACGCGAGGAGGCCGGGAAGAGCTACGATGACGTGGTTGACGCGTGCGCAAATTATACTCGTGACTCATGCACGAT
It includes:
- the LOC124341763 gene encoding uncharacterized protein LOC124341763, with the protein product MEKLHGDVSTSLLRSWRNRWDDYAALNQLASYLAAEQMAALRMCLDPSMQQVVEIVLGILPTTVTTPDAVLDLIGNYVRGKRNVALDRVAFEERRQGPAESFDDFYISLRRLADAADLCGACIDSRMATRIMAGIRDSETKKKLLALSPFPTTQAAVNLCRSEESARANEKILSTQTGVSSIQAKQSGRHSSSDAHSCGACGRSQHTAGQICPAIGKMCHICGKPNHFAPKCPNKSSKPRPPGGSGGSRYEHGGGGNKTDGGIAPKTKMARICIARSFANVTPDPGAEVSVGGLDFLSAIGLSESDLSSSSFDLVMADKSAPLLSIGQRDVRIRYGEQAATITVVICPEIHGVLLSWLDCIALRILHSVYPLPLPRLLASVQTLTKPASSSNDVTSVFLENLNIPSSPSAEQKAEIKAAVANHFSDVFDQSTGLQCMTGPEMIIQLQEDAVPYYVNGARPIPFADRPEVKQLLDDYVEQGLIVPVEEATDWAAPLVVLRRSNGKLRIVVDHTRLNRFVRRPTHPTRTPRDAVAEIDSGANFFSCFDAANGYYQIPLHPSSQILTTFMTPWGRFKFLRASMGLSCSGDEFNRRADMAFADQVNTVRVVDDLLRFDRDFPAHVKGVCALLQAARTANITLNLEKFQFAEPKVAWVGYEIQHGGVTVDPNKLQAISRFPRPNNITELRSFMGLVEQLAGFSADVAGAKGPLRPLLSSRNSYIWTADHEMAFEAVKSALLAPPILASFDPSRETSLQWRLIDANSRWCTDTESRYAIVELELAAAEWAIRKCKLYLKGLPAFTLVVDHQALVPILNTYTLDAVENPKIQRLKERLAPYIFTTVWRKGKEHAIPDALSRAPINDPGPDDEAANSDVTAYAHRTIISRIAAISYDDNLDPDESAVPPHLPDPLVDEIRAVAASDGEYSALIAAIESGFPERRDRAPAAVGSYWGIRHQLSVEQGIVLFGNRIVIPQAARKNVLRKLHAAHQGIVRSRSGKAAAKFSSVAPCVGAAILSPLFWLAFSRGAAILAIVGQRRSFLGP